In the genome of Sphingomonas naphthae, one region contains:
- a CDS encoding outer membrane beta-barrel protein, with amino-acid sequence MTKRAWLALGAGLMGAGGAMAQTPPANIAVADRARPAYDPLGWRVKSIFFYPSVAGSYEYDDNVRSTRTNRQSDSVFYIAPQLRIKSDLRRHGFDVTLKYSHSYHAKLTTEDVTNYGAFGRGVFDVTRRTRIRADGSIERATEKRGALSSFGGTRSPVRYNRSVGNIGLEQEMGAFVFFGQIGQRQLKYKDTVDALGLPLDQKFRDFRMETAMLQARLRMRSGLSAFIRASGDKRIYDIRRGDVGFDPITGIDRSSKGGKIEAGLAMELTNLLYGNIRAGYLKVAYDDPALRDVDGISFGADLLWNVTSLTSLRFTADRSLDETVSPLTAGNLRSEFNVGADHELLRNLILSVDGRYARITPAGPTAKSRENEFEAGAKYLLNRYLMAKLTLNHSRRSSDNPAIGFKANSVMLTLTVRK; translated from the coding sequence ATGACGAAGAGGGCATGGCTCGCGCTCGGCGCGGGGCTGATGGGTGCGGGCGGCGCGATGGCGCAGACCCCGCCCGCCAACATCGCCGTCGCCGATCGCGCGCGGCCCGCTTACGATCCGCTCGGCTGGCGGGTGAAGTCGATCTTCTTCTACCCCTCGGTCGCGGGCAGTTACGAATATGACGACAATGTCCGCTCGACCCGCACCAACCGGCAGAGCGACAGCGTCTTCTATATCGCCCCGCAGCTGCGGATTAAGTCGGACCTCCGGCGCCACGGCTTCGATGTCACGCTCAAATATTCGCACAGCTATCATGCCAAGCTGACGACCGAGGATGTCACCAATTACGGCGCCTTCGGGCGCGGCGTGTTCGACGTGACCCGCCGTACCCGCATCCGCGCCGACGGCAGCATCGAACGCGCCACCGAGAAGCGCGGCGCGCTCTCCAGCTTCGGCGGCACCCGCTCGCCGGTGCGATACAACCGCTCGGTCGGCAATATCGGGCTGGAGCAGGAAATGGGCGCCTTCGTGTTCTTCGGCCAGATCGGCCAGCGCCAGCTGAAGTATAAGGATACGGTCGACGCCCTCGGCCTCCCGCTCGACCAGAAATTCCGCGATTTCCGGATGGAGACGGCGATGCTCCAGGCGCGTCTGCGGATGCGATCGGGCCTGAGCGCCTTCATCCGCGCCAGTGGCGACAAGCGCATCTACGATATCCGGCGCGGCGACGTCGGCTTCGATCCGATCACCGGGATCGACCGCAGCTCGAAGGGCGGCAAGATCGAGGCGGGTCTGGCGATGGAGCTGACGAACCTGCTCTACGGCAACATCCGCGCGGGTTACCTCAAGGTCGCCTATGACGATCCCGCGCTGCGCGACGTGGACGGGATTTCGTTCGGCGCGGACCTGCTGTGGAACGTGACGAGTCTCACCTCCCTCCGCTTCACCGCCGATCGCTCGCTCGACGAGACGGTGTCGCCGCTGACGGCGGGCAACCTCCGCTCGGAGTTCAACGTGGGCGCGGATCACGAGCTGCTCCGCAACCTGATCCTGTCGGTCGACGGCCGCTACGCCCGCATCACCCCCGCCGGCCCGACCGCCAAAAGCCGAGAGAACGAGTTCGAGGCGGGGGCGAAATATCTTCTCAACCGCTATCTGATGGCCAAGCTGACCCTCAACCATTCGCGGCGGAGTTCGGACAATCCGGCGATCGGCTTCAAGGCCAATTCGGTGATGCTCACGCTGACGGTGCGGAAGTGA